The proteins below are encoded in one region of Corallococcus silvisoli:
- a CDS encoding VIT domain-containing protein, translating to MRLVRASTFLLLLGFLAAGCKRDSDPNASPPAAPSEVPTAFAQAGLVAPATAAGQPDTGEVDLAALRDSVADPQVLSEQQLAALSGHHGQGSDALRHRLGPAPTSAAPRARGHADEAPGLGESEALAPRDMDMEEDAVAEPPEPAPASPPRAEAFAEGPRGASSAGAAPPPSAPVLEQRRQSVIQIIKGGSGGVRGVGAGGGGAAPAKKEAEKSDAAKPVLPRVESAPRAAKVLVMSDDGRYQPLKARAIRVVTYIQGSRARTVVDHLFENDTGRSLEGTFYYPLPGGATVAGFALYSGAVTVDAPSLFQSSDLLPPLGDDSTESERLAASAPPAPRGAKRSWGDIQEARVVEQKRAREVYEDVVRRKVDPALLEWSGASSFSARVFPLPPKSLKRVVIAYEQTLLSDGERLRYTWPLPPGAGQEVRITARVHVDPRQAPEVTVQPEPGAKARRVGDWQVYDFPKLTGDGALAVALKPRHEDADVLVGTDDAGLPGHAFHARVRLPARLTSGEEGAPTGRAVLVVDTSLSSEDGNAWAIQAATLRALLEKDPTLKEYAVLLFDVRPRWLHGPGFRVNDARHRQESFAELERIFLEGASHVDGALEELDRAGREWLKPAAPGERVTAFLLSDGNITWGQSSVDALLSRHPCVESLRWVTYRFGEAAVNTELFDALARSSGGRGVSVLSAADVDAAAKAHRAASVVLAKVSVVGADVKDLVVAGRPRLVFPGQELQVAGRLTGKGAAQLEVVTQAGTGPERTLRIPLPLDENSAFAPRAWAELFVSRLVSLDDERLDRMVVALSQHYRLANSRASMLVLESEGDYTRYAVRDEQVDLSNLESLRRQEEDQRRDKLLGIALDDVPASGRAVVARLKEAKLPALLRRQPLRDEPYAGGEERLQAELLYRKARRENRDDVMIYEAVARRRAFAGDTWGAVRALSSPVELRPQDAEALRLVGYGLLALGQYPAAAELFEHVRLRRPFEPQAYLEEALALDASGRYSEAARNYEIVLARPWKRHGSEVRVVAAVHYARMLAGLERQSQLKEVAGVLYSRREELPGPDGWATLGKPQPIDYQLTTHWNSDNTDIDLWVFEPDGEKCFYQHKETRLGGRLYWDITDGLGPELYHAKKAAPGPYHVVVHYYGNHSARDVVPTALLLVSDRGVFTAEDLGQRRFQVRILPKSDARLLLRREVLVAGKESVAVPSTP from the coding sequence ATGCGACTCGTCCGCGCCTCCACCTTCCTGCTGTTATTGGGGTTCCTCGCCGCGGGCTGCAAGCGGGACTCCGACCCCAACGCCTCCCCGCCCGCGGCTCCAAGTGAAGTGCCCACGGCCTTCGCGCAGGCCGGACTGGTGGCGCCAGCCACCGCCGCGGGACAGCCCGATACCGGTGAAGTGGACCTCGCGGCGCTGCGTGACTCCGTGGCGGATCCGCAGGTGCTCTCCGAGCAGCAGCTCGCGGCGCTGTCGGGCCACCATGGCCAGGGTTCGGACGCTCTGCGCCATCGCCTGGGTCCCGCGCCGACAAGCGCCGCACCTCGGGCGCGAGGCCACGCCGACGAGGCACCGGGATTGGGTGAATCGGAGGCCCTGGCGCCACGCGACATGGACATGGAGGAGGACGCGGTCGCCGAGCCGCCCGAACCCGCGCCCGCCTCCCCTCCGCGAGCAGAGGCCTTCGCCGAGGGGCCACGAGGCGCGTCCTCGGCTGGGGCCGCTCCGCCTCCCTCGGCCCCCGTCCTCGAGCAGCGACGCCAATCGGTCATCCAGATCATCAAGGGCGGTAGCGGTGGTGTGCGTGGGGTCGGGGCTGGTGGAGGGGGAGCGGCGCCCGCGAAGAAGGAGGCCGAGAAGTCGGACGCCGCGAAGCCAGTGCTTCCTCGCGTGGAGTCCGCGCCGCGCGCCGCCAAGGTGCTGGTGATGAGCGACGACGGCCGCTATCAGCCCCTCAAGGCCCGCGCCATCCGCGTCGTCACGTACATCCAGGGCTCGCGAGCCCGGACGGTGGTGGACCACCTCTTCGAGAACGACACGGGCCGCAGCCTCGAAGGCACGTTCTACTACCCGCTCCCCGGAGGCGCGACGGTGGCTGGCTTTGCGCTGTACTCCGGAGCGGTGACGGTGGATGCGCCGTCGCTCTTCCAGTCGTCGGACCTGCTGCCCCCGCTGGGAGACGACTCGACGGAGTCGGAGCGGCTCGCCGCCTCCGCGCCGCCCGCGCCCCGAGGAGCGAAGCGCTCCTGGGGGGACATCCAGGAAGCCCGCGTCGTCGAGCAGAAGCGCGCCCGGGAGGTGTACGAGGACGTGGTGCGCCGCAAGGTGGACCCCGCGCTGCTGGAGTGGTCGGGCGCATCCTCCTTCAGCGCGCGTGTCTTCCCCCTGCCGCCGAAGTCCCTCAAGCGCGTCGTCATCGCGTATGAGCAGACGCTCCTCTCCGACGGCGAGCGGCTGCGCTACACGTGGCCGCTGCCGCCGGGCGCGGGCCAGGAGGTGCGCATCACCGCGCGCGTCCACGTGGATCCCCGGCAGGCGCCGGAGGTCACGGTGCAGCCGGAGCCGGGCGCGAAGGCGCGCAGGGTGGGCGACTGGCAGGTCTACGACTTCCCGAAGCTCACGGGTGACGGAGCGCTGGCCGTGGCCCTGAAGCCGCGCCACGAGGACGCGGACGTGCTGGTGGGCACGGATGACGCGGGGCTGCCGGGCCACGCCTTCCACGCTCGGGTGCGGCTGCCCGCGAGGCTCACCTCCGGCGAGGAGGGGGCGCCCACGGGCCGCGCGGTGCTGGTGGTGGACACCTCGCTGTCCTCCGAGGACGGCAACGCCTGGGCCATCCAGGCGGCCACGCTGCGCGCGCTGCTGGAGAAGGACCCGACCTTGAAGGAGTACGCGGTGCTCCTCTTCGATGTGCGCCCCCGGTGGCTGCACGGACCGGGCTTCCGCGTGAACGATGCCCGGCACCGGCAGGAGAGCTTCGCGGAGCTGGAGCGCATCTTCCTGGAGGGCGCGTCGCACGTGGATGGCGCGTTGGAGGAGCTCGACCGGGCCGGGCGCGAGTGGCTCAAGCCCGCGGCCCCCGGCGAGCGCGTGACGGCGTTCCTGCTCTCCGACGGCAACATCACCTGGGGCCAGAGCAGCGTGGACGCGCTCCTGTCCCGGCACCCGTGCGTGGAGTCGCTGCGTTGGGTGACGTACCGGTTCGGCGAGGCGGCGGTGAACACGGAGCTCTTCGATGCGCTGGCGCGCTCCAGTGGCGGGCGCGGGGTGAGCGTCCTGTCCGCCGCGGACGTGGACGCGGCGGCGAAGGCGCACCGCGCGGCGTCGGTGGTGTTGGCGAAGGTGTCCGTGGTGGGCGCGGACGTGAAGGACCTGGTGGTGGCGGGCAGGCCGCGTCTCGTCTTCCCCGGTCAGGAGCTGCAGGTGGCGGGGCGGCTGACGGGGAAGGGCGCGGCGCAGTTGGAGGTCGTGACCCAGGCGGGCACCGGCCCCGAGCGCACGCTGCGCATCCCGCTGCCGCTCGATGAGAACAGCGCGTTCGCGCCCCGAGCGTGGGCGGAGCTGTTCGTGTCGCGGCTGGTGTCCCTGGATGACGAGCGGCTGGACCGGATGGTGGTGGCGCTCAGCCAGCACTACCGGCTGGCCAACTCCCGCGCGTCCATGCTCGTGCTGGAGTCCGAGGGCGACTACACGCGCTACGCGGTCCGCGACGAGCAGGTGGACCTGTCGAACCTGGAGTCGCTGCGGCGCCAGGAGGAGGACCAGCGCCGGGACAAGCTCCTGGGCATCGCGCTGGACGACGTGCCGGCCTCCGGCCGCGCGGTCGTGGCCCGGCTGAAGGAGGCGAAGCTCCCCGCGCTCCTGCGCCGCCAGCCGCTGCGGGACGAGCCCTACGCGGGGGGAGAGGAGCGGCTTCAGGCGGAGCTGCTCTACCGCAAGGCTCGGCGGGAGAACCGGGACGACGTGATGATCTACGAGGCGGTCGCCCGCAGGCGCGCGTTCGCTGGAGACACCTGGGGCGCGGTGCGGGCCCTGTCGTCGCCGGTGGAGCTGCGCCCGCAGGACGCGGAGGCCCTGCGGCTGGTGGGGTACGGCCTGCTGGCCCTGGGGCAGTATCCGGCGGCGGCGGAGCTCTTCGAACACGTGCGCCTGCGCCGCCCCTTCGAGCCACAGGCCTACCTGGAGGAGGCCCTGGCGCTGGATGCCTCCGGGCGCTACTCGGAGGCGGCGCGGAACTACGAGATCGTGCTGGCGCGTCCCTGGAAGCGGCATGGGAGCGAGGTCCGGGTCGTGGCCGCCGTCCACTACGCGCGGATGCTTGCGGGCCTGGAGCGGCAATCCCAGCTCAAGGAGGTGGCGGGCGTGCTGTACTCGCGCCGCGAGGAGCTGCCGGGGCCGGACGGGTGGGCGACGCTCGGGAAGCCGCAGCCCATCGACTATCAGCTCACCACGCACTGGAACTCGGACAACACGGACATCGACCTGTGGGTCTTCGAGCCAGACGGGGAGAAGTGCTTCTACCAGCACAAGGAGACGCGGCTGGGGGGCCGGCTGTACTGGGACATCACGGATGGCCTGGGGCCGGAGCTGTACCACGCGAAGAAGGCGGCGCCGGGGCCGTACCACGTGGTGGTGCACTACTACGGCAACCACTCGGCCCGGGACGTGGTGCCCACCGCGCTGCTGCTGGTGAGCGACCGGGGCGTCTTCACGGCCGAGGACCTGGGCCAGCGCCGCTTCCAGGTGCGCATCCTGCCCAAGAGCGACGCGCGGCTGTTGTTGCGGCGCGAGGTGCTGGTGGCGGGGAAGGAAAGCGTCGCGGTGCCCTCCACGCCTTGA
- a CDS encoding FAD-dependent monooxygenase, producing the protein MARPHVLIVGAGIAGPSLAGWLAGQGWRVTVVERAHSLRTGGQAVDFRGPVHRSVLERMGLWEAIHDRRTRLGTQALIDAKGRTRVELPPLMMSGDVELQRGDLCQLLFERTRETVEYRFGDAPTSLHETPGGVEVAFEQHTPQRFDLVVGADGLRSNVRSLLFGGAHDCLMHHGYRVAGCTLPNVLGLRQRGVIYSEPGRGVSVTSARDAEQSRALFVFTGAPLGPRERSPTAAREAVSAAFAGAGWKTRQLVDGLLEAEDVYFDDVGSVRLERYWQGRVVLLGDAAWGGTLGGQGTPLAVVGAYVLAGELSASPDAHSAAFARFEARMRPYATPAQDGAKRVGGFFAPRTRPGLFLRNQFYRMLTAKPLERVFERLVTHAANAFELPEYGGAFATPRPDDGRRIPA; encoded by the coding sequence ATGGCACGACCTCACGTCCTCATCGTTGGAGCAGGAATCGCGGGCCCCTCACTCGCCGGGTGGCTCGCGGGGCAGGGCTGGCGGGTCACCGTCGTCGAACGCGCTCACTCGCTGCGCACCGGTGGGCAGGCCGTGGACTTCCGCGGTCCCGTGCACCGGAGCGTGCTCGAGCGCATGGGGTTGTGGGAGGCGATCCACGACCGGCGGACGCGGCTGGGGACGCAGGCCCTCATCGACGCCAAGGGCCGGACACGGGTGGAGCTGCCCCCGCTGATGATGAGCGGCGACGTCGAGCTCCAGCGCGGGGACCTCTGTCAGCTGCTCTTCGAGCGGACGCGAGAGACCGTGGAGTATCGCTTCGGGGACGCCCCGACCTCGCTGCACGAGACCCCTGGCGGCGTTGAGGTCGCGTTCGAACAGCACACCCCGCAGCGCTTCGACCTGGTGGTGGGCGCGGATGGGCTTCGCTCGAACGTGCGCTCGCTGCTCTTCGGCGGGGCCCATGACTGTCTGATGCACCACGGCTACCGCGTCGCTGGCTGCACCCTGCCAAACGTGCTGGGGCTGAGGCAGCGCGGCGTCATCTACAGCGAGCCGGGGCGTGGAGTGAGCGTCACCAGCGCGCGTGACGCGGAGCAGTCCCGCGCGCTGTTTGTCTTCACGGGTGCACCCCTCGGGCCACGCGAACGTTCTCCGACCGCGGCGCGCGAAGCGGTCTCAGCGGCTTTCGCGGGCGCGGGGTGGAAGACGCGGCAGCTCGTGGACGGGCTGCTCGAAGCGGAGGACGTCTACTTCGATGACGTCGGCTCCGTGCGGCTTGAACGGTACTGGCAAGGACGCGTGGTGCTGCTCGGAGACGCGGCGTGGGGTGGCACGCTCGGGGGGCAGGGCACGCCCCTCGCGGTAGTGGGGGCGTATGTGCTCGCGGGAGAGCTCAGCGCGAGCCCGGACGCGCACTCCGCTGCCTTCGCGCGCTTCGAGGCCCGGATGCGGCCCTATGCGACTCCCGCACAGGACGGCGCGAAGCGCGTGGGCGGTTTCTTCGCACCCCGCACGCGGCCTGGGCTGTTCCTGCGCAACCAGTTCTACCGGATGCTCACCGCGAAGCCCCTCGAGCGCGTGTTCGAGAGGCTTGTCACCCATGCAGCCAATGCGTTCGAACTCCCGGAGTATGGCGGTGCCTTCGCCACACCCAGGCCCGATGACGGGAGGCGGATACCCGCGTAG
- a CDS encoding TetR/AcrR family transcriptional regulator C-terminal domain-containing protein encodes MGTAPYQRIVEDVKKQVRTGALQPGDRLPSTRELARQWKVALATAAHAMRVLAQEGVVKALPRVGTVVAGGASRTGAARGTAESTRERIVRAAITMADDEGLPALSIRGVASKLGLPVMSLYRYVASKEVLLVMMAEAAFAEEPLPREPPQGWRAQLELAARLEWRVFKRHPWLARVVNLTRPQPQPGALAFADWVMRALLETRLPAQDMMSVHVLLHAFVQGIAVNLESEADAVAQTGMNDEEFMRQTESVFLRFATSGRFPHFAKVLSDLRTGFDLDFDALFESGLRVWLDGLEVRLAKR; translated from the coding sequence ATGGGAACGGCCCCCTACCAGCGCATCGTCGAGGACGTGAAGAAGCAGGTCCGCACCGGCGCGCTCCAGCCCGGCGACCGGTTGCCGTCCACCCGGGAGCTCGCCCGGCAGTGGAAGGTCGCGCTCGCGACGGCGGCGCATGCCATGAGGGTGCTCGCGCAGGAGGGCGTGGTGAAGGCCCTGCCGCGTGTGGGCACCGTTGTCGCTGGGGGCGCCTCCCGGACCGGTGCGGCGCGCGGCACGGCGGAGTCCACGCGCGAGCGCATCGTGCGCGCGGCGATCACCATGGCGGATGACGAAGGCCTGCCAGCGCTTTCCATTCGTGGAGTCGCATCGAAGCTGGGCCTGCCGGTGATGTCGCTCTACCGGTACGTCGCGAGCAAGGAGGTGCTGCTCGTGATGATGGCGGAGGCGGCGTTCGCGGAGGAGCCGCTGCCACGGGAGCCTCCGCAGGGCTGGCGCGCGCAGCTGGAGCTGGCGGCGCGGCTGGAGTGGCGGGTCTTCAAGCGGCACCCCTGGCTCGCGCGCGTGGTGAACCTCACGCGGCCCCAGCCGCAGCCGGGTGCGCTCGCCTTCGCGGACTGGGTGATGCGCGCGCTCCTGGAGACGCGGCTCCCGGCGCAGGACATGATGAGCGTCCACGTGCTGCTCCACGCGTTCGTGCAGGGCATCGCGGTCAACCTCGAGTCCGAAGCCGACGCGGTCGCGCAGACGGGCATGAACGACGAGGAGTTCATGCGGCAGACCGAGTCCGTCTTCCTCCGCTTCGCGACGTCAGGGCGCTTCCCGCACTTCGCGAAGGTGCTCTCCGACCTGCGCACGGGCTTCGACCTGGACTTCGACGCACTGTTCGAATCGGGCCTGCGCGTCTGGCTCGACGGACTCGAAGTCCGGCTCGCGAAGCGGTGA